ATACGCGGCCAGGTTCGCTTGAAGAATTTCAAACAAAACCCGCAGGTGAAATCCGAGTATTCGATCAAGGTGACCGGGGCGTTGGCTTGCCCCCTCATCCGCAAATCGGTCTCACCTGAATTTCCGGCAGAAGCCGGCACAGACCACAAGAGCATGCCGCCAAGGACAGCCAGACATACCCGTTGTCCCATCGACCAGATCATGAACTGCGCACCACCCCGGCTTTTTTTCTTTCCATCAGACCCATCATCAGCAGCGGCCACACGACGGTGGCATCGCTCAAGACTTCAGCAAATCGTCCCCCATCCTTCGGCGTAACAAACTTGCCCCAGGAGAGTCCTTCCTGATAGGTACAGCCGCTCAGTCCACCCCAGTAATCCGGCTCCGGACAAATCCTCACACCATAGTGAAATCGTGGCGGTGTCACGTTCAGCCCTAACCGAAGGTTGCCCACTTCAACATAGGGGCCGACTTGTTGCGCCCAGTTGCGTGGCACGCCGCCACCGATCGTAAAAATTCCCCGTCGCTTCGCGGAGAGCATGTGGTCGGCATAGCTATTCAAGTCCAAGTACGGATTAAATGATGGGTGGTATTGCAGAATCGTCTGCAAGATCCCCAGATCACCATTCTGATCGCCCCGTGAACGAGCTTGCTCGACTTGCCGCGCCATCGCCAAGGTTCCTATATCCAGTCCCACTTCTGAATCCGTAAAGGCTGGAATGTACACCGGTACGTTTTTCAGGTAGGCGCTTTTCAGAATGCCGTCACCATGCAGTTCTTCCGCCAACGTCTTTCCAAGTTCTCTCGTGATCAAGTGCGACGACAGCGGCTGATCCTGATCCAGGCGCTTCAGCGTCTGCGCCACGACATGCTCAACGTAGTTTAAATTCGCTTCCATCTCCAGTGTGTCGT
The Candidatus Nitrospira nitrosa DNA segment above includes these coding regions:
- a CDS encoding deoxyhypusine synthase family protein; amino-acid sequence: MYAREFRDGAKDGLEALEPLDPDKISSFGDLLEAMGKTAFGGRHVGKAFEVLWEMVADPECKVVMTLSGAMTIAKMGKIITKMIDEGMVQCIISTGALMAHGLSESVGKTHYRHDPSMSDEELFKKGYNRVYDTLEMEANLNYVEHVVAQTLKRLDQDQPLSSHLITRELGKTLAEELHGDGILKSAYLKNVPVYIPAFTDSEVGLDIGTLAMARQVEQARSRGDQNGDLGILQTILQYHPSFNPYLDLNSYADHMLSAKRRGIFTIGGGVPRNWAQQVGPYVEVGNLRLGLNVTPPRFHYGVRICPEPDYWGGLSGCTYQEGLSWGKFVTPKDGGRFAEVLSDATVVWPLLMMGLMERKKAGVVRSS